From Gadus morhua chromosome 14, gadMor3.0, whole genome shotgun sequence:
ggctttgtatacattttattcacataactccctccctgctattttgtagttcaccaaaacaccctgaaacaacttgagtctcacattcttatgccaccatacaccaacagtgcaagcaggccaatggcaaccaagcgcgcagtccttcctccctcactttaaaaaccaccagccgccactgatataaaTATATGACGGCACAGATAATACACGTGATTAGACACCTGTCTATGCATGAGTGCATAGCCGTTGTACAAGGCCGTATCCTGATCTCTTCACCACTGACTGCATCAGCTGAGGTTCTTGTATAATTAAACTCCTAGATAATAACTCACATCACAATATGAGCATTATTTATAGATTCAAACTCACCATTTTTCTGTTTAGTCGTGTCATAATGTCTCTTCCCAGCGTGAAGAAGGACTGATAAAAAGATAAAAGGGAATCACATGAATTTGACAATATGTACAGGGAAAACAGGGATCCAATTAGCCAGGAAAACTTCCTTACCTCCTCCACATTTATGCCTGATTTAGCACTTGTTTCTAAGAACTTGATCCCGTAATCAATCGCCAACTGACAACAAGGGAAAAGAAAACTGCATTTTACTTTGACATAAATAGATGACTGACTCAGTGACTATTTTCTCATGAATTTACAAAACATTTAGAGAAGATAAAAGTTGCAACGTGTATCATTTCAAATAGCTCCTAGTCATCAGTTGTCAATGCTGATTGACATTGATTGCAATAATGTTATCAAAATAACCACATTCTATATTCACATCCTATATAGATCACACCCATATCCTAATCCTCAGCAGCTCGTTCCTCTTTGTTTACAATGATCGTACCAATGAAACTACTAAAACCATGGCTGACGCCACACAACTAGTTGAGCTACGCTGGCTTGTGTCACATAGTTGCAGAGTGAGAGTGGACAGAGCACTGTTATTGTAACACTATAACACTGTTAACACTGTTTCCCGCCGACTAACTGGGAGGAGCTGAAATTGTTCACATTGCGACCTTAAAGGATAGGTTTGCTATACCCACGGGCCACAGATTGACTATCATCGTAGAGGCACCCTTATTTGGAGGTTGGGTCAGTATGGAGTGCTTTGGCTTCTTCCTGTAAAAATTTAGTGGGGCTACAATTGAAGCCATTGGGCTTCATGTCATCATTTGAAGAAGATATGTGGGAAAATAGTATTTCAAAATGAGAAGGGGTGTACTGATACTTATCTCAAAATGTTCTCCTATAATTATTGTTCTCCTTGACAATAATCCTTGACCATGAGTAACTTGATAGGACAATGCGTTCTTTCAGATATAGTTttcactgctgctgctacaaAGGAATTTGTGTGCCAGACACAGGCATTGTTTACAAAACTGTAGCTTACATTAAAAGCTGGCTGGCAGgtactccctgaggatttaagaattgccccaactctgacgacttttaaaacaagactgaagtctttaatgtttgctttagctttctgctaaatcttaaatacattgcactttcttgCACATGATctgagaaaggataagggtttgagtgGAGTACCGGAGCAaatgttgatctgatcttaaacacattgcactttctaaaatgcttttttaactttgcctttactttctatatattttactaatttatttgcatatgttttcttttctattaattaattattttttaattaattgaattgtatgacaatgtttacatGTGAAGCACGAGTCTGcattgtgtatgaaaagtgctatatgaataaagttgccttgccttgcctatttcTGTTTATTGCCATGCTGTTTACCAGCAGCTAATAGAGCTTTGGATTACTTTGATGATTAGATGATAAAGATCACGATTTTAACAGCAATGCATAAATGTTTGTGCCAGAGTACATCACACATCTCAAGCCTTATTTAACTGCAATaacaaatgtttaaaatatgaaatACTTTGGATCAGGAATATATATTTAGCCTAGGCAACTAAGTTTACATGTCAAGGTAATGAGTACGACTTTGGAGGTAACGTCATAAGGAAACCATTTGTATATTATAAAGACAACAAGATAGCTTAAATCATCGGATTTGGTAAACTGATAACTGACTATATGACTGACTATATATTTGGCATACATTTTCAAACGATCGACAACTCGTTGATCCAGCGGGGCATAGCTACAGGAAGAGGCCAACACTGAATACTGAACCAATTAGTCAAATATgggggttacacacacacacataccttttcccctctttctctgGACACCTGTCTCTTGTCATTCATATCACACTTGTTGCCAAGGATCATTCTCTCCACGTCTGAAGATGCATGCTGGAAAGACAATAAATGGTTGTTCTACATAAATCTTCATACATTGGATTCTGCCAAGCAGTGAAGAAGTCAATTGTGTGTACAAATTGTAATAGCTCAGGTTGGTCTTACTAAGATGCtcagtacaaatgtgtttttcaatttttttacatgtttacaGAGTATGAACcattacacaaacctcttcaatATTGCGGATCCAGTTCTTGATGTTGTCGAAGGACTTCTCATTGGTGATGTCATACACCAGCATGATGCCCTGGAACACAAAGAACAGGAAATGGTTCCAAAGGAAGTGACATGCAGTTTGACATTGGCAGGAAGTGCCCAGCCTAGTGGCATTCAGGTTGTGACCTCTGTAATGAAAGTCACACAGCTGCATGTGTGACTAGTGCTTGTTAAACAAACCTCATGGTCACTTTCGAGGAACTGGGCACCTATCTGACTTTTGTATATATTTCAAAGCACTTTTGCACCAGACAAACATGTCTCAAAATACTATGAAGATAAAGACCTAGATTCCTGAGTAAAGAACAGTAAAGGGAAAAGACTCCTCCAATCTGTATTTGAGATGGAACAAAGCCCTTGGGAAAGTGTCAGACTTCGATTTGAACTTCATTAATGAATTCCTAATAGATGAAGTCATATATAAACAGACCAAACTAGATAGCCATAAACAATAGGCTAAAGAAAGGGAGTGGACTGATCTGCTGTAGGGAGAGGGGGTCAGGCAGGGTTCAGAAGCGAAGCAAGAAGACCAGGGGTGGGACCACCACGAGTCACGACCATCCCTTGAGAAAACACACAAGACCCCTGGTAACAACAGAACAGACTCCTggaaacaacacacaacacccctGGAAACAACACACAATATCCCTGGAAATAACAAACAATAGCCCTGGTTACACCACAATACCCTTGGAAACAACACACATTACCCctggataacaacaaacaagaCTCCTGGATATAACAACACACATTACCCctggataaaaacacacaaaacccttGGACAACAACACCCAGAGCGCCTGGATATCAAGACATATTACCCATGGATTACAACACACAATACCCATGGATAGCAACACACAGGGCGCCTGGATAACACAACTATAGCTAAAGGATGAATCACTATTTACATTTGATCCGTTTCTGTAAAAGCAGCAATATAAGCAAACCTTAAACGTAGTGAGCTAACTAACTAACAAGTACACCACATTGGTGTAGTGGTAGCTTTTTATTAAAATCATAGCAATGATATAGGGGTTGTTACTATTATTAGAACAGAAGGGTAAACAGACCACACGAATGAAGTAATGTGCCTTCATTCGTGGGGTTTGCTGTTGGGTTGGTGGTGATGTTGTCTTACCATGGCACCTCTGTAGTAGGCTGTGGTGATGGTTCTGAACCTCTCCTGGCCTGCAGTGTCCCTGGAgatggcacacaaacacaacactcacTACAGGACACACTTAAAATCAAGGACCGAGTTTGTGTAGATTTAGCATCAACAAGAAAAAACActtttgtttatgtgtgacCAGAAAATAAGTTTTCATTTTGATAAGTACAACCACAATGATACAGATTTGTCAATTTGTCAAAAAGTGGAATAGAGACAAACTTTAATTTTCCGAATACTCGATAGCCCTGCTACTTGACTCCAAACATATTGTGGACGCAATGCTTTTTCTAAAATGCAGTAACTGAGTCAGCAGTCAGTTGCTGCAACATCGAAAACATCACATGGTAACACTTCAATTTCTCCATTGGCAGTTTCCTATTATGTGGAGTTATGCCACACGTTAAAAACGTTTTACCTTTCAAAAGTACCTAATGTTTAAGGACATAGCCTCACTGCATGAGGGGCACAAGCAAGGGACCGTTAGATAAGGAAGGTCGAAAACAGcacaaatgtttgtttgtgaaataccaaaacaaacagaagtTGGCGCCAAGTAGCACATGGCAAGAACTCATTCATGTCAGCCTATAAGTAGACTCGGTTACCATATCTGCAGCTTGATCTTCTTTCCATCTAGCTCTATTGTCCTGATTTTGAAGTCGATCCCTGGAAGACAAGAGACAAGGGGGAATAGAGGTAAAATTAaataacacacactcataataaTGTACAGTCCTACTACTGTGTAGTACAAACACATTGAACAATGTGTCATCAATTCATTAGACGTTTATTATGACAGGAGCAGGTGGCATCTGTAATAAAAGAATGCAAAAAAGGATATCAGGAAGGAACAAACGAAAAGTCATGATTTAATTATCAATACTTCGCAATGTCCCGATGTTACCATGAATACATTATTTGTGGTGGTACTTGGACACCAACCACCTCGCACTTGATGTGGCTagcccacaaacaaacagaaacatctGGTTTAGAGGAAATTGGCTGATGAGgtaaaagtaaatgtttgtgtttaacAGTACAAGGGTCCTGTTGGGATGGATAGTCCCGTTATAACTCATTGAAAACGTATTGCTGTTAAAATGGTGTAGAGAGGCGGACCCAGAAGCAGAGGACTGGAAAAGGGAGAGCGTTTCTCTGGTTTTACTTTTGAATGACACGATTAAGAAAGGAATTTGTCCTTACTTGAAACAAAGAAACATTGACTCTAGTGATGGATTAAGCACgacacaatataaaaaaatgtcgTGAAGCATGGTGCACATGAACTGAGAAACATTGATACACAGGTGATTAAAAGAACACAGGTGAAGATAATTAACAGGAAGAGAAACCCAAGGCTAAGGAGAACATACAGTATATTGGACACAGTAAAGAACTACATCTGGAACTGTGAGACTTTCATCACCGGGTGATGGAAGCCTTTATTGCCACGGTAATCTAACGCTAATACAAACTACAATATTTAAATCACATTTTTAGATATCCCACAGAGGTTCAGCACTATTAAATGTTTTGAGGTATAAAACGGCTCCTTCCTCAAATATTGGAAAAATCTACATGTTTTAGAGCATGTTTCAATGAAAGTAATTTTGACACTCGCGATAATATAATTTCACAAGTTATTTTGTATAAGCTATCGTTGATGATCTTACTGTGTAACAAATAAAGGCCCTTCTGTCAAGAGCAATGCGGCATAAAAACGCCTGCTGTCTCATTGGGTTCACCATTTGGGCAAAGAGGAATAATGGATTCCCTGATTACTACACAAATCAACTGTGTGCACTGACTCGTTCATTCACTCTCCCCATCCGACTTTCTCAGTCCTCGTTGTAATGAGTGGCTTTGCCTGTCCGCCAGGCCTGGCCACTCATCCAAACCAAGTCTCTAGCAAGCGGATGcaaatccatctctctctcacacacacacacacacacacacacacacacacacacacacacacacacacacacacacacacacacacacacacacacacacacacacacacacacacaaaacccagcCGTATTGACAACTAGCAAAAGGCCAGGAGACATTCTATTAGTCGTTGCCCTCACCAGATATTTGGGTCTAGATGTATCGATGATGAAAGGCTAAGATCTCTACTATCAATTATGTGTCTCTACAATAGTCGTACTCTATTTCTGACCTTGTAGCTACATAAAGCAGGCTGTGGAATAATTTAAAGCCCTGTCGGGCCACTATAAAGTGATACAGGGAGTGCCAGCGGGAACACGCCTGCTAGAAATCTGGGACCTCACGTAACAGGagagcccagcattagttatcTCAACAGCTAGGCTAGCCAGGGccagggaaacaaaacaacgctAGATAGGGCAAGCTAAACAAGAATGCGAGCACTGTGCGAATGGCTGCTGTTAAGTCGATAGCGAAAGTTGGTGAAGAAGACACAGGCGGCTATTAATTTCACGTTACAGGAAAATGTGATCTAAAACGACATACAGATTCAAGTGATGTGGGCTTGATAGTATTGCTATGTATGGTTTGATCCTGGTGCAAATCTAGACTTAAATATGCAATGTGTTAAAAGCatgaaaatatgtaaatatggcCTCAGTAGTCGATTACAGGGTTGAACGTTATTGGCTGGTTGTATGTTGTGCTGTCCCCAACACTGAAACTGGGTCCAGCTTGTCAGATAAGGCCCATTCTTGCAGTTAGCGAACAGTCTGGTTCTGCTTGATAATTCTCAAGAAGCGGAAACAGGTTATGTACCGGGTGTGTCCCTCGGGGGGGCAGCCCGTCAGGGGAATTAAGACTGTCATCACCGGATATCCCCCAGGAATTTCACGAATGGCACCAGTGCATGTGCTTGTCACGTTACCATGTTAACTATTCTTAATTACCAAGGCACACACTGGAATGCAACGTTGTCGGTTATTGGTAGTGAATGAGGTCaaatgtcaatcattgtttccAAGCTACAAACTAGTGGATAAGTACAATAGATTCAAATCAGTACCGGTACTTAAGTCATGAGGCCATTTGACATTACGCAATCTTTATTACCACTAAATTACGGATCTATTTTCTGATGACGCACATTAGTCTTTTCTGCTTCCCATTTTGACCTGGCCATTATTAATGTTCCTGAGGTTGAATTATTTATGAttaaaaactagagctgtcaagcgattaaaatatttaatcgtgattaatcgcattaatgtcacagttaactctaattaatcgcgattaatcgcaaattctttttctatgctaaatatcccttgatttttttggtcccataattcttctcattttaattctcttatcaacatggtgaagtgcatcggcttgccttgtgcaaatgatttttttattgataacaacattggcatatacactgatcaaaacaggacgatacaaaaaaagagcctatagtgcaattaaacgactgctttgaacaaatgtcattttaacatagcagtcaggctactgcttctttgcttctatttttttttatataaaataattgcgttaatcgcgcgataaaaaatttaacgccgttaaatttggtttgcgttaacgccgttaataacgcgtttaactgacagctctaaaacaTTAATAATAGGTTGATTCATGTTAACTCAGACACAGCATAAAGTTTGGTCTTTCTCGCAGGCAgctaaaatctctctctctctccctttccacgtctctctctctctctctctctctctctacaggaaGTGGAACCTAGTTGCTGGTGGTTGTTACGGAAACAAGCATCAGAGCAGCTGTAGCCACAAGGTCATTGACCGCTCCATCCTCCACaagacacagccacacacacagacagaaacacacatatagTAAAacgacacacagagacacacacacagagacagatacaTATCTTACAGACAAAGTTAACAATGAGACACAGCAAAATTAAATAACACAGTTACACAAAGAATAGCAAAAAGAGACAGAGGTAGATATTGATGGagtgtaaataaaataatcagcTAAGTGCAGCCCACCGCATAGGAGAATCAAAGTTTTACACACCTCATGCATGAataaaagcaaaataaatacacCGCCTCTGATGCACATCTTCACTCGTCTCGACACAAAGTGTGAGAGACCCAGAATGCTATGTGACGACCAACTAACAACAGAATTACATACATACCGACACAATTCAAAAGGTCAATACATtttctggacacacacacacacacacacacagagtggagCTGGTCAGCTGACCCTCACGGGACTCAGTGTACAGTGTGACCTCTGTCTGAGCAGCAGAGCAGAGGACTGTGGGAGCTCGTTCATCCCCCCgctctgcaccccccccctcccccccaggtgtgTGGGCTCAACTCTAGTCAAGCACTTCGGGGAGTTGTATCATTTTTGACATTAGGTTGTCGCATGACACTCAACAAAAGATGCAGATAGAGCAAGATGGAAGATTGGCGAGGGGTTGTAAATCTAGATCGTAGGCGGGTATTTTGGCAAACTAATCTATTAGTGTGACTAATGAAACAGGGACATATCAGGTTTAATTGTGCCCTATGTCACCTTTCTATATCAATTTATACTCAGGATCTTATCCTTAAGGAAATAAAACAAAGTTGGCTGCATTACCGCTTTAGTTTACATTGTTCTCAGCAGTGATTTGCTGTACCTTCATTCATATGCTAGTCTAGGTTCTGCTCTCCCATGAGCTCCGTCTCAGTACCAGCAGAGAGCTGGAGATACGCCGTAAGCAGCAGGGAGCTGGAACCTAACCTCAACAAAGGGCTGCAGGCAGctgacaacagcagcagcagcagcagactcTGGGTCATGCTGTTATACTCAGTGCACTCTGTGGTCTGCTCTCGACAACACTGACTAACTCCTAGGCAGCACAGCACAGCGGCAGGGCCATCATCCTGTCGAATAGAATAAGACGGTTCCCACTTCCGGTTTCTGTCAGAAAGACAGAAGAGAACAATGCAGCAATTCTGTCCGCTTGCACTGACGCACAggaaagacaaagagacactGTATGTTTcagtgcatgcatttgtgtgtgtgtgtgtgtgtgtgtgtgtgtgtgtgtgtgtgtgtgtgtgtgtgtgtgtgtgtgtgtgtgtgtgtgtgtgtgtgtgtgttaatgtttgtgtgtgtgtgtgtgtgtgtgtgtgtgttcaagttcatctcttcatgtgtgtgttaatgtgtgtgtgtgtgtgtgtgtgtgtgtgtgtgtgtgtgtgtgtgtgtgtgtgtgtgtgtgtgtgtgtgtgtgtctagagtCCAACTCGACCCAACAATGGCTGATACTAACTGTGACAATGTATTGACACTATCTTGTGACGTGACAACGTTAACCGCCGCCAAGAAAGTAAAGTCAACGTATTTCGTCGCAGAACAGAGGCATGAATCAATTCACACTGAACTTCCTGTTTTGAAAAACTATTTATAACGTCACATTTCAACAGAGTGACAACTCGCCCCATTGACTTCCATTCTAGCCCAGCTAGTTCGCTACTTGAAGAAACCAACACACTCATTACTAAACCAATTTATGAAATTTGTGTCTCTAGAATCATTTACGACAATCTGTGGATAAAATGGTGTCCACACTCGAGAATCATGCTGGATAAAAACAGCAATCAAGAATCCCCCCAGCATTTCAACGCAAAATGGTACTTTGGCTAATTTTGCTGGGTGTGAAAGCAGTTTGGCTGTATAGTCAATCCAAGGCTGCTTGTGAGTGTCTTCCTCTCTGATTTCCCCAATGACCTTGGCCATCCCATTAATGGGGCAACTGGAAGTTTCATTTTCGTTTTCATCTGAAGGCCTACCTCACCTCGTGGTCCTAACTACTTAATGACCCGTGACCTCCATATTCCACTTAGATTGTGTCATTTCCTACATAGAAAGGTAAAGTATGAGATTATTGTAAGGGATTGTATGCACTACATAAGTTAAAGGCCTGATGAGTTGAGGGTATACGTGTTAATACGAAATACAATCACGTAACGTAATAACGTatgttattattagtattatgatTTCCATAGCATAAGCACATGGACTAATTTATAATTGGCGTTGACAATTTTCGAATTCAAGATTGAATAATTTCATATTACGATTTTAGTCCGCGTCCGTTTTTCAACCAATTAGCTAATTAAATAACGACCTCGGTGCCATTATGGTAAATATAGTGAGAAACTGACAATAACTTGACAAGTCAAGCGCGACCCTCCCGTTTCGGATGAGGCGCATACCGATAGTGAAGCAGCGGCGCTTACTATCTCTGTAAAGGGCCTCCCGATGTGCAGTCATCCTTTACAATATAGATCATACAATGACACATCTGACTACAACCACACATCATCTGTACACCACCCCTCGTGCATCTCAAAAGGCGCAcatacaaagacaaacacaaggAGCTCACCTATCGTTGATATAAATGTTGTGTTGAACGCGTCCTCACTGAATCGGAACAGGAGACACGTCTTCCCGACCCCGCTGTCCCCTATCAACA
This genomic window contains:
- the rab8b gene encoding ras-related protein Rab-8B isoform X1, which gives rise to MAKTYDYLFKLLLIGDSGVGKTCLLFRFSEDAFNTTFISTIGIDFKIRTIELDGKKIKLQIWDTAGQERFRTITTAYYRGAMGIMLVYDITNEKSFDNIKNWIRNIEEHASSDVERMILGNKCDMNDKRQVSRERGEKLAIDYGIKFLETSAKSGINVEEVRKFSWLIGSLFSLYILSNSCDSLLSFYQSFFTLGRDIMTRLNRKMNDNSPPGGGGGQVKITENRSKKSNFFRCSLL
- the rab8b gene encoding ras-related protein Rab-8B isoform X2, which translates into the protein MAKTYDYLFKLLLIGDSGVGKTCLLFRFSEDAFNTTFISTIGIDFKIRTIELDGKKIKLQIWDTAGQERFRTITTAYYRGAMGIMLVYDITNEKSFDNIKNWIRNIEEHASSDVERMILGNKCDMNDKRQVSRERGEKLAIDYGIKFLETSAKSGINVEESFFTLGRDIMTRLNRKMNDNSPPGGGGGQVKITENRSKKSNFFRCSLL